A region of Ictalurus furcatus strain D&B chromosome 1, Billie_1.0, whole genome shotgun sequence DNA encodes the following proteins:
- the si:ch211-183d21.1 gene encoding uncharacterized protein si:ch211-183d21.1 — MRLSVTGALLLLSFYMCLSAVHSCLIISEVNCDNPSLDTKEFVELFSLSLGSTSLDGYTLVFYNGNGNVAYRVVDLSGHSTDERGFFLVGSAELKPSPAIQLPPNSIQNGPDAIALYGPSWVPVAENGNVSAIGLLDAIVYTSRRGTDEMLSHVLTPGFLPYFEDDKFLEGDESIQRCWLSDNYYSFQNGVPTPGRHNICPPSNPGHLWINRIQLSGGTLTGPVEISIGTESGAMTVVVYNVQTDTVKTSVEFQASEPGNVSVNLNTTALSDLDGWALAVYQGKVEDFQKGSPLNQLQPLDAFVCSGLTNTPSALLTETLIPGRKAFKLDGRFSEVDAYVTRCGTAHWPRDPGVFQHQIQRPSESSHCNWYNTCPYSTAVNTTDEPFEPWSGMDGDFLISEVNTDSPGSAEDEEFVELWHPSGRRTSLSGIWVLLINGNNGKIYREIELDGHYTDDHGYFLIGSDKLKPQVALPANTIQNGPDAIAIYRSTSPPSIENVIVPRNGLLDGMVYRARTSDRDWANLIKALTPGQLPLLEDATSLQGDESLSRCSLNRLDLNSFRVSSPTPMKDNDCPRPPKELVINEVGGILGADIYVELIGPPLTPLHEMVLVLYELSTARHVVPLEGSLGNDGFFLMSNESRADQKLPAVTSLGAVWLCSGLPTVCSSESKVQDLLVLSKSSSLRPFLHGVKYQVVHPVASFDSVSRCAMNQSAVWTASHPTPRLPNLCPSPTHSVHMELCLQAETDYHITCTAEGFAELLERSCQCGISGAHLADVNLTCISESMYAEGPVFALSNHQRELVAKTLQKTHTRSCSVVQKRLYNQESSLGLQVGLVLTVVLLCALGGAIFFYLYKKKRPQDYYSMELNEHDSHVDL; from the exons ATGCGCTTGAGTGTGACAGGTGCGCTGTTGCTGTTGAGTTTCTACATGTGTTTATCAGCAGTACATTCGTGTTTGATCATCAGCGAAGTGAACTGCGATAATCCCAGCCTCGACACCAAGGAATTTGTAGAGTTGTTCTCTCTTAGCCTCGGCTCCACCTCTCTGGATGGCTATACCCtcgttttctataacggcaACGGCAACGTGGCGTACCGCGTCGTGGACCTGAGCGGACACAGCACGGATGAACGAGGATTCTTCCTCGTTGGCTCGGCTGAGCTCAAGCCATCGCCGGCCATCCAACTTCCACCCAACTCCATCCAGAACGGCCCCGATGCCATCGCCCTGTACGGCCCGTCCTGGGTTCCTGTCGCTGAGAACGGGAACGTCTCTGCTATCGGGCTGCTGGATGCCATAGTTTACACGTCTCGCCGGGGAACAGACGAGATGTTGTCACACGTCCTCACACCAGGTTTTTTACCATATTTTGAGGATGATAAATTTTTAGAGGGAGACGAGTCCATCCAGAGGTGTTGGCTTTCTGATAATTACTACAGCTTCCAAAATGGCGTGCCCACCCCTGGACGGCACAATATCTGCCCGCCGTCGAACCCCGGACACCTGTGGATTAACAGGATCCAGTTGAGTGGAGGGACACTGACTGGACCTGTAGAGATCAGCATTGGGACAGAAAGCGGGGCGATGACGGTGGTGGTGTATAACGTGCAGACGGACACAGTGAAGACCAGTGTAGAGTTTCAGGCCAGTGAACCTGGGAATGTCTCTGTAAATTTGAACACAACTGCCTTGTCAG ATTTAGACGGCTGGGCGTTGGCGGTGTACCAGGGGAAGGTTGAAGATTTCCAAAAAGGCAGCCCACTCAATCAACTTCAGCCACTTGATGCCTTCGTCTGTAGCGGACTTACTAACACACCAAGCGCCCTTCTCACCGAGACTCTCATACCAGGCAGGAAAGCCTTCAAgctcgacggcag GTTTTCAGAAGTCGATGCTTATGTCACCCGGTGTGGTACAGCTCACTGGCCAAGAGATCCTGGAGTATTTCAGCATCAGATCCAGAGACCGAGCGAGTCCAGCCACTGCAACTGGTATAACACCTGCCCTTACAGCACTG CTGTCAACACGACAGATGAACCGTTCGAGCCGTGGTCTGGCATGGATGGCGACTTCCTGATCAGCGAGGTGAACACGGACTCGCCGGGTTCGGCGGAAGACGAGGAGTTTGTGGAACTCTGGCATCCGTCCGGCCGCCGGACTTCACTCAGTGGCATCTGGGTCCTGCTGATCAACGGCAACAACGGGAAAATCTACCGTGAAATCGAACTCGACGGACACTACACGGACGATCACGGCTACTTCCTG ATTGGCAGCGATAAGCTCAAACCACAGGTTGCCCTACCAGCAAATACCATCCAGAACGGCCCAGACGCCATAGCGATATACCGCTCAACATCTCCGCCCTCCATTGAGAACGTCATTGTTCCCAGAAATGGGCTCCTGGATGGCATGGTGTATCGAGCCCGTACTTCAGACAGAGACTGGGCAAATCTCATCAAAGCTCTGACACCAGGACAGCTCCCCCTGCTAGAAGACGCCACCTCACTCCAAGGAGACGAGAGTCTCAGCCGATGTAGCCTAAACCGACTCGATTTGAACTCCTTCAGG GTCTCCTCTCCCACACCAATGAAAGACAACGATTGCCCCCGTCCTCCTAAAGAGCTAGTCATTAACGAGGTGGGCGGAATCCTAGGAGCCGATATCTATGTAGAACTGATCGGTCCACCTTTGACTCCTTTGCACGAAATGGTTTTAGTGCTGTATGAGCTCAGCACTGCAAGGCATGTCGTTCCGCTAGAAGGAAGTCTGGGAAATGATGGATTCTTCCTCATGAGCAACGAGTCTAGAGCTG ACCAGAAATTGCCTGCCGTGACGTCTCTCGGTGCAGTCTGGTTGTGTTCCGGCCTGCCGACCGTGTGTAGCAGTGAATCGAAAGTTCAGGACCTGTTAGTACTATCTAAAAGTTCAAGTCTGCGTCCTTTTCTCCACGGAGTCAAGTATCAGGTCGTGCACCCAgtggccag tTTTGACTCCGTCTCTCGCTGTGCAATGAACCAATCTGCCGTCTGGACCGCCTCCCATCCAACGCCCCGCCTCCCAAACCTCTGCCCAAGCCCCACCCACTCCGTCCACATGGAACTGTGTCTGCAGGCGGAGACTGATTATCACATTA CATGCACAGCTGAGGGATTTGCAGAGTTGTTGGAGCGTTCCTGTCAGTGTGGTATCTCTGGTGCCCATcttgcag atgTGAATTTAACCTGTATATCTGAGAGCATGTACGCAGAAGGTCCTGTATTTGCACTGTCCAATCACCAGAGGGAGCTTGTGGCCAAGACActgcagaaaacacacacacgctcctgCAGCGTAGTCCAGAAACGCCTGTACAATCAAG